Proteins found in one Flavobacterium channae genomic segment:
- a CDS encoding SRPBCC family protein — translation MKNLSFEIEINATAEKVWDAMWTEENYRKWTSAFCEGSYAKSSWKQGERIHFLDPNGNGMYSEITTLVPNEKMFFTHLGNIKNLEEQPIDEETKAWSGAQENYTVISNGATSKVIVTMDIVEEYANFFSESFPKGLATIKEIAENKL, via the coding sequence ATGAAAAACTTATCATTTGAAATCGAAATAAACGCTACAGCTGAAAAAGTTTGGGATGCTATGTGGACAGAAGAAAACTACAGAAAATGGACTTCGGCTTTCTGTGAAGGTTCTTATGCTAAATCATCTTGGAAACAAGGCGAACGAATTCACTTTTTAGATCCAAATGGAAACGGAATGTATAGTGAAATAACAACTTTAGTTCCTAACGAAAAAATGTTTTTTACTCATCTTGGCAATATAAAAAACCTTGAAGAGCAACCAATAGACGAAGAAACAAAAGCTTGGTCGGGAGCACAAGAAAATTACACCGTGATTTCAAATGGAGCAACTTCAAAAGTAATCGTAACCATGGATATTGTAGAAGAATATGCTAATTTCTTTTCAGAATCGTTTCCAAAAGGTTTAGCAACAATCAAAGAAATTGCCGAAAACAAATTATAA
- a CDS encoding VOC family protein, with protein sequence MITQLEFILYVSDQQKSREFYQILLEQKPCLDVPGMTEFTINEFVKIGLMPNDGIAKIITPKLPHPNSGNGIPRCELYLQVENIETLFELAKKAGAIEISPIALRDWGDYVGYLSDYDGHVIALASKSIRNFD encoded by the coding sequence ATGATAACTCAACTCGAGTTCATCCTATATGTTTCCGACCAACAAAAAAGCAGAGAGTTTTATCAAATCTTGTTGGAGCAAAAACCATGTTTAGACGTTCCTGGCATGACAGAATTCACAATTAATGAATTCGTAAAAATAGGTTTAATGCCAAATGATGGAATTGCTAAAATTATAACTCCTAAGTTACCTCATCCAAATTCTGGAAACGGAATTCCAAGATGTGAATTATACCTTCAAGTAGAAAATATTGAAACTCTTTTTGAATTAGCTAAAAAAGCTGGCGCAATAGAAATTAGTCCAATTGCCTTGAGAGATTGGGGTGATTATGTAGGTTATCTTTCCGATTATGACGGACATGTAATAGCTTTAGCGTCAAAAAGTATTCGTAACTTTGATTAA
- a CDS encoding lipocalin family protein yields the protein MKKVVLFLLVSVVFFSCKPKETVVGTKLDNKTEVAIKGDWVISSVKFPGSDYLKVTSFNIADSKCFEGSQWNFVSNNNKGKMELTKSNCASYSSNITWYVNKDGNMVIKFLTDGIKAKHTDSGYVLRVANVGASSFQLVDKVNIGGQVVDVVYNFERK from the coding sequence ATGAAAAAAGTTGTATTGTTTTTATTAGTAAGTGTCGTTTTTTTTAGTTGTAAGCCTAAAGAAACGGTTGTGGGCACCAAGTTAGATAATAAGACTGAGGTTGCCATTAAAGGAGATTGGGTAATTTCATCAGTTAAATTTCCGGGTTCGGATTATTTGAAGGTAACATCATTTAATATTGCTGATTCTAAATGTTTTGAAGGTAGTCAGTGGAACTTTGTTTCGAATAACAACAAAGGTAAAATGGAATTGACTAAGTCAAATTGTGCTTCTTATTCTAGTAATATTACTTGGTATGTAAACAAAGATGGCAATATGGTAATTAAATTTCTTACCGATGGTATAAAGGCTAAACATACAGATTCTGGTTATGTTTTACGAGTTGCAAATGTTGGAGCTTCTTCTTTTCAACTTGTTGATAAAGTAAATATTGGAGGTCAAGTAGTTGATGTAGTGTATAATTTTGAAAGAAAATAA
- a CDS encoding S9 family peptidase, which produces MKLKQLSFALLFCGVFTSWAQENVTYQKPSAEILALADYERAPSVNMDSKKEYMLLSYRNTYKTLDDLNQEEMKLGGLRVNPVTNISSTVTYINNLKVRKIKDKAEIQVKGLPENARITNISWSPNEKKIAFTNTTNKGVELWILDVATATATKITSDNLNANLGSPFNWMKDNESLLIKVLPKNRPALINNAKDLPNGPIVSSSDGSKSQNRTYQDLLKNKTDEANFDVLVTSELYKVTLSGSTTLFKNADIYAGESFSPDGNYLMITTIQKPYSYIVPLSRFPQKTTVYDLKGNEIKVVNEVPLTEIMPKGFSSVRKGKRSMGWRADKPATLYFVEALDGGDQANKVDFRDEVFLWEAPFNANPTSLIKTKQRYGGIMWANDNIAIVADSWYDTRNTKAYLFNPSNLAIAPKIIEDRNSQDIYSDPGNFEMKKNEYGRYVIAIENNKGYLIGSGFTKDGQFPFIDEFDFNTLKTNRLYTSNIKDKKEDLLSIEDFKKGEVLVMIQSKNEYPNYYFRNIKSKNKLTQITSFKNPFESIKNVHKEVIKYKRKDGVDLSGTLYLPAGYDKTKKEKLPLLIWAYPAEYKDKNSAGQNDKNPNEFTFPYYGSFVYWVTKGYAVLDDAAFPIIGEGTTEPNDTFISQLVANAEAAIDAVDKLGYINRKKVAIGGHSYGAFMTANLLTHSNLFACGIARSGAYNRTLTPFGFQSEQRNYWDVPSVYNTMSPFMNAEKMKTPLLLVHGEADNNPGTFTLQSERYFQALKGLGGPARLVILPKESHGYVAKENIFHLLWEQDQFLEKYLKN; this is translated from the coding sequence ATGAAACTAAAACAACTTTCGTTTGCTTTGCTTTTTTGCGGTGTTTTCACTTCTTGGGCACAAGAAAATGTAACGTATCAAAAACCATCTGCTGAAATTTTAGCTCTTGCCGATTATGAAAGAGCACCATCTGTAAACATGGATTCTAAAAAAGAATATATGTTATTAAGTTATCGAAATACGTATAAAACTTTAGATGATTTAAATCAGGAAGAAATGAAATTGGGTGGATTACGTGTTAATCCAGTGACTAATATTTCAAGTACTGTTACCTACATCAATAATCTAAAAGTTAGAAAAATTAAAGATAAAGCTGAAATTCAAGTAAAAGGTTTGCCTGAAAATGCTAGAATCACCAATATTTCTTGGTCACCAAACGAAAAGAAAATTGCATTTACCAACACAACTAATAAAGGAGTTGAACTTTGGATTTTAGATGTAGCCACTGCAACGGCTACTAAAATTACTTCTGATAATTTAAATGCTAATTTAGGAAGCCCTTTCAATTGGATGAAAGACAATGAATCTTTATTGATTAAAGTATTACCTAAAAACAGACCAGCTCTTATTAATAATGCCAAAGATTTACCAAACGGTCCTATTGTTTCTTCAAGTGATGGTTCAAAATCACAAAACAGAACCTATCAGGATTTATTAAAAAACAAAACCGATGAAGCTAATTTTGATGTATTGGTTACTTCAGAATTATACAAAGTAACACTTTCTGGAAGTACTACATTATTTAAAAATGCAGATATTTATGCTGGAGAAAGTTTTTCGCCAGACGGTAATTATTTAATGATAACTACTATTCAAAAACCATATTCTTATATTGTTCCGCTAAGTCGTTTTCCTCAAAAAACTACTGTATACGATTTAAAAGGAAACGAAATTAAAGTTGTTAATGAAGTTCCGTTAACCGAAATTATGCCAAAAGGTTTTTCTTCTGTAAGAAAAGGAAAAAGAAGTATGGGTTGGAGAGCTGACAAACCTGCAACTTTATATTTTGTTGAAGCATTAGACGGAGGTGATCAGGCAAATAAAGTTGATTTTAGAGATGAAGTCTTCTTATGGGAAGCGCCTTTTAATGCAAACCCTACAAGTTTAATTAAAACCAAACAACGTTATGGTGGCATTATGTGGGCAAATGATAATATTGCTATTGTGGCTGATTCATGGTACGACACCAGAAATACAAAAGCGTATTTATTCAATCCATCAAATTTAGCAATTGCTCCAAAAATCATTGAAGACAGAAACTCACAAGACATTTATTCTGATCCAGGAAATTTCGAAATGAAGAAAAACGAATATGGTCGTTATGTAATTGCAATTGAAAACAATAAAGGCTACTTAATTGGTTCTGGATTTACAAAAGATGGTCAATTCCCTTTTATTGATGAATTCGATTTCAATACTTTGAAAACAAACCGACTTTATACTTCTAATATTAAAGATAAAAAAGAAGATTTATTATCTATTGAAGACTTTAAAAAAGGAGAAGTTTTAGTAATGATTCAATCTAAAAATGAATATCCAAATTACTATTTTAGAAATATTAAATCGAAAAACAAGTTAACCCAAATTACATCTTTTAAAAACCCTTTTGAAAGCATCAAAAACGTTCACAAAGAAGTAATTAAATACAAAAGAAAAGATGGAGTTGATCTTTCTGGAACATTGTATTTACCTGCAGGTTATGACAAAACTAAAAAAGAAAAATTACCATTACTTATTTGGGCTTATCCAGCTGAATACAAAGACAAGAATTCGGCAGGGCAAAACGATAAAAACCCAAACGAGTTCACTTTCCCTTATTATGGATCATTCGTTTATTGGGTAACTAAAGGTTATGCGGTTTTAGACGATGCTGCTTTCCCAATTATTGGAGAAGGAACAACTGAACCTAATGATACTTTCATTTCGCAATTAGTTGCAAATGCAGAAGCAGCTATTGATGCTGTAGACAAATTAGGTTATATCAATCGTAAAAAAGTTGCAATTGGTGGTCACTCATACGGAGCTTTCATGACAGCTAATCTATTAACTCATTCTAATTTATTTGCTTGTGGAATTGCAAGAAGTGGTGCTTACAATCGTACATTAACACCATTTGGATTCCAAAGTGAGCAACGTAATTATTGGGATGTTCCATCGGTTTACAACACCATGTCTCCATTTATGAATGCGGAGAAAATGAAAACACCATTATTATTAGTTCATGGTGAAGCAGATAACAATCCTGGAACTTTCACACTACAATCTGAGCGTTATTTCCAAGCTTTAAAAGGTTTAGGTGGACCAGCAAGATTAGTTATTTTACCTAAAGAAAGCCATGGATATGTTGCTAAAGAAAACATCTTCCATTTATTATGGGAACAAGATCAATTTTTAGAAAAATATTTAAAAAACTAA
- a CDS encoding DUF2721 domain-containing protein, translating into MTLSLETPALLFSATSLILLAYTNRFLTIAQIVRSLKKNYDDNHNKSILLEIKNLNLRLTLIRYMQLFGVMCLFLSVFAMLLLYVGHESVGIYLFGTSLFSLLISLGISFWEISISVNALRVHLKDLTEDIE; encoded by the coding sequence ATGACACTTTCATTAGAAACTCCAGCATTATTGTTCTCTGCTACTTCACTTATACTTTTAGCTTATACCAATCGCTTCTTAACAATTGCTCAAATCGTTAGAAGCTTGAAAAAAAATTATGACGACAATCATAATAAAAGTATTTTATTAGAAATTAAGAATTTAAACTTAAGACTAACTCTAATTCGCTATATGCAACTATTTGGTGTAATGTGTTTATTCTTATCTGTTTTTGCAATGTTACTACTTTATGTAGGACATGAATCTGTGGGGATTTATCTTTTCGGAACTAGTTTATTTAGTTTATTAATCTCATTAGGTATTTCTTTTTGGGAAATTAGTATTTCAGTTAACGCTTTACGTGTGCATTTAAAAGATTTAACAGAAGATATAGAGTAA
- a CDS encoding ABC transporter ATP-binding protein: protein MLQVKEISFSYQDDLVLENISYSLNKGRNLALIGESGCGKSTLLKLIYGLYDLNEGQIFWNEDEVLGPKFHLIPGMPYMKYLAQDFDLMPFITVAENVGKYLSNFFPEEKQLRIAELLEVVEMTEYANVKAKFLSGGQMQRVALARVLALEPEVLLLDEPFSHIDNFRKNSLRRKLFGYLKEKQITCIVATHDSTDVLAFADEVAIIKDGKIIESGIPNFIYNNPQNLYVASLFGDVNEIFVEGKVHFVYPHQLKVVLNSEIKTEVLNAYFRGSHYLIEASFENQTLFFENEVALQSGEIVCLKIK, encoded by the coding sequence ATGCTACAAGTAAAAGAAATAAGTTTTTCTTATCAAGATGATTTGGTGCTGGAAAATATAAGTTATTCCTTAAATAAAGGAAGAAATCTTGCATTAATAGGAGAAAGCGGATGCGGAAAAAGTACGCTTTTAAAACTTATTTACGGCTTATATGATTTAAATGAAGGGCAAATTTTTTGGAACGAAGATGAAGTATTAGGGCCAAAATTTCATTTAATACCCGGAATGCCTTATATGAAATATTTGGCGCAAGATTTTGATTTAATGCCTTTTATTACTGTCGCAGAAAATGTAGGTAAATATCTTTCTAATTTTTTTCCCGAAGAAAAACAATTGCGAATAGCAGAATTGTTGGAAGTCGTTGAAATGACCGAATATGCTAATGTGAAAGCTAAATTTTTAAGTGGTGGTCAGATGCAAAGAGTTGCATTGGCAAGAGTTTTGGCATTAGAGCCCGAAGTATTGCTTTTAGATGAACCTTTTAGTCACATTGATAATTTTAGAAAAAACAGTTTGAGAAGAAAATTGTTTGGTTATCTAAAAGAAAAGCAAATTACTTGCATTGTAGCTACTCATGATAGTACTGATGTTTTAGCTTTTGCTGATGAGGTTGCAATTATTAAAGATGGTAAAATTATTGAAAGCGGAATTCCGAATTTTATTTACAACAATCCTCAAAATTTATATGTAGCTTCTTTGTTTGGCGATGTGAATGAAATTTTTGTGGAAGGGAAAGTTCATTTTGTATATCCACATCAGTTGAAAGTTGTTTTAAATTCGGAAATTAAAACAGAGGTTCTAAACGCTTATTTTAGAGGCAGTCATTATTTGATTGAAGCAAGTTTTGAAAATCAAACGTTGTTTTTTGAAAATGAAGTTGCTTTACAAAGTGGAGAAATAGTTTGTTTAAAAATAAAATAA
- a CDS encoding OmpA family protein, whose product MKKIMIYLTAVVLVGNVVLSGCSSVKNANNTQKGAVIGAVGGGVLGAVLGNNLGKGGNGALGAVLGTVVGGTVGGLIGNKMDKQAREIETALPGAQVERVGEGIRLVLGENSVNFDFNKATLTTRAKQNLDKLVPVFKDYADTDIKIYGFTDSIGADDYNLNLSNQRATAVKNYLASKGLVASRFTVVGMGEAEPISTNDTEEGRSQNRRVEFAIVANDKMIEDAKKEAGK is encoded by the coding sequence ATGAAAAAGATAATGATTTATTTAACGGCGGTGGTACTTGTAGGAAACGTTGTGTTGTCAGGTTGTAGTTCAGTAAAAAACGCAAATAATACGCAAAAAGGTGCTGTTATTGGAGCTGTAGGTGGAGGAGTTTTAGGAGCTGTTTTAGGGAATAATCTTGGAAAAGGAGGGAATGGAGCTTTAGGCGCTGTTTTAGGAACTGTAGTTGGTGGAACAGTTGGTGGGCTTATTGGAAATAAAATGGATAAGCAAGCTAGGGAAATTGAAACTGCTTTGCCAGGTGCTCAAGTAGAAAGAGTAGGTGAGGGAATTCGATTGGTTTTAGGTGAAAATTCAGTAAACTTTGATTTCAACAAAGCTACTTTGACAACAAGAGCTAAACAAAATCTGGATAAATTAGTGCCAGTTTTTAAAGATTACGCTGATACAGATATTAAAATTTATGGTTTTACCGATAGTATAGGGGCTGATGATTATAATTTGAATTTATCTAATCAAAGAGCAACTGCAGTTAAGAACTACTTAGCGTCAAAAGGATTGGTTGCTAGTCGATTTACAGTTGTAGGTATGGGAGAAGCTGAACCAATTTCAACTAATGATACTGAAGAAGGTAGAAGTCAAAATAGACGAGTAGAGTTTGCTATTGTAGCAAATGACAAAATGATTGAAGATGCTAAAAAAGAAGCAGGAAAATAA
- a CDS encoding TolB family protein produces MLKKTYGFLFFIITSHFCFSQENKKPIPAFEALKKYQNTRDFTISKSQDEIYFTIQSPMDDRAIIAVIKKKKKKWSKPEMTNFSGKYRDLEPFLSPDGLRLYFASNRPLADTSSTSKDYDIWYVERKNTQDIWSQPINVGTPVNTANDEFYPCITLNKNLYFTSDSKSSLGKDDIFVCKWDGKQYTEPENLGMNINSAGYEFNAFVSPNEEFIIYTCYGRADGLGSGDLYISYKNNKGNWEESKNLGETINSKQMDYCPFYDENTKTLYFTSKRFETSESKFNNLSEFEKEITKFNNGFSRIYQYQLKL; encoded by the coding sequence ATGTTGAAAAAAACTTACGGTTTCTTGTTTTTTATAATTACATCACACTTTTGTTTTTCTCAGGAAAATAAAAAACCAATTCCTGCCTTTGAAGCATTAAAAAAATATCAAAATACAAGAGATTTTACCATTTCTAAATCTCAAGATGAAATTTATTTTACTATTCAAAGTCCGATGGATGATAGAGCAATAATAGCTGTTATCAAAAAAAAGAAAAAGAAATGGTCGAAACCTGAAATGACAAATTTTTCTGGAAAATATAGAGATTTAGAACCCTTCCTTTCACCTGATGGATTGCGTTTGTATTTTGCTTCAAATAGACCATTAGCCGATACTTCTTCTACTTCAAAAGATTATGACATTTGGTATGTTGAAAGAAAAAACACTCAGGACATTTGGTCGCAACCAATAAATGTTGGAACACCAGTAAATACAGCAAATGATGAATTTTATCCGTGTATTACTTTAAACAAAAACTTATATTTTACATCAGATTCAAAATCTTCATTAGGTAAAGATGATATTTTTGTTTGTAAATGGGATGGAAAACAATATACAGAACCAGAAAATTTGGGCATGAATATCAATTCGGCTGGTTATGAATTTAATGCATTTGTAAGTCCGAATGAAGAATTTATCATTTATACCTGTTATGGTAGAGCAGATGGATTAGGAAGTGGCGATTTGTACATTAGTTACAAAAACAATAAAGGAAATTGGGAAGAGTCGAAAAATCTTGGAGAAACAATCAACTCTAAACAAATGGATTATTGTCCATTTTATGACGAAAACACAAAAACACTCTATTTTACTAGCAAACGATTTGAAACTTCGGAATCAAAGTTTAACAATCTATCAGAATTTGAAAAAGAGATTACTAAATTCAACAATGGTTTTAGTAGAATTTATCAATATCAACTTAAGTTATAA
- a CDS encoding 3-oxoacyl-ACP synthase III family protein, with protein sequence MYHSKISGLGYYVPNNVVTNDDLSKIMDTNDEWIQERTGIQERRHVNSSEETTTSMGVKAAEMAIERSGVAKEDIDFIVFATLSPDYYFPGPGVLVQRDLGLKTVGALDIRNQCSGFVYGISVADQFIKTGMYKNVLVIGSEVHSRGLDFTTRGRGVSVIFGDGAGAAVLSRTEDTTKGVLSTHLHSEGQHAEELSLIAPGMGKRWVTDIIADNDPNDESYYPYMNGQFVFKNAVVRFSEVINEGLQANNLQVSDINMLVPHQANLRISQFIQQKFRLTDDQVFNNIQKYGNTTAASIPIALTEAWEQGKIKSGDLVVLAAFGSGFTWGSVIIRW encoded by the coding sequence ATGTATCATTCAAAAATATCAGGTTTAGGATATTATGTTCCTAATAATGTTGTGACAAATGATGATTTGTCTAAGATAATGGATACTAACGACGAATGGATTCAAGAACGAACAGGTATTCAAGAACGTCGACATGTAAATTCTTCAGAAGAAACAACAACTTCAATGGGAGTAAAAGCAGCTGAGATGGCAATTGAGCGTTCTGGAGTTGCAAAAGAAGATATTGATTTTATTGTTTTTGCTACGTTAAGTCCGGATTATTATTTTCCTGGTCCCGGTGTTTTAGTACAACGTGATTTAGGTTTAAAAACAGTTGGTGCATTAGATATTCGTAATCAATGTTCAGGTTTTGTTTACGGAATTTCAGTTGCGGATCAATTTATTAAAACCGGAATGTATAAAAACGTTTTGGTAATCGGTTCAGAAGTACATTCACGAGGTTTAGATTTTACAACTCGCGGTAGAGGTGTTTCTGTTATCTTTGGAGATGGAGCAGGAGCAGCGGTTTTATCTAGAACTGAAGATACAACAAAAGGTGTACTTTCTACTCATTTACATTCTGAAGGACAACATGCTGAGGAATTATCATTAATTGCTCCAGGAATGGGGAAACGTTGGGTAACCGATATCATTGCCGATAACGATCCAAACGATGAAAGCTATTATCCATATATGAACGGACAATTTGTTTTCAAAAATGCAGTAGTTCGTTTTAGTGAAGTAATCAATGAAGGATTACAAGCGAATAATTTGCAAGTTTCCGATATTAATATGTTAGTACCACATCAAGCGAATTTGAGAATTTCACAATTCATTCAACAGAAATTCCGTTTAACAGATGACCAAGTATTCAACAACATTCAAAAATACGGAAATACTACTGCAGCGTCTATTCCAATTGCATTAACTGAAGCTTGGGAACAAGGAAAAATTAAATCAGGAGATTTGGTGGTTTTAGCTGCTTTTGGTTCAGGATTTACTTGGGGAAGTGTTATTATTAGATGGTAA
- a CDS encoding DinB family protein — MKAFYLDKFKYNLDKNQQMIQFLVGHENELSEKIHVLISHILNAHEIWNTRILKVPTQYGVWQLQNWEEMLEVNKRNYEVSLSILESKELDAIVDYITSTGEHYSNSIQDLLFHVINHSNYHRAQINAELKSLCLQPLITDYVFYKRK, encoded by the coding sequence ATGAAAGCATTTTATTTAGATAAATTCAAATATAATTTAGATAAGAATCAGCAAATGATTCAATTTCTTGTTGGGCATGAAAATGAACTAAGCGAAAAAATACACGTTTTAATTTCACATATTTTAAATGCTCATGAAATTTGGAATACTAGAATTTTAAAAGTCCCAACTCAATATGGAGTTTGGCAATTGCAAAATTGGGAAGAAATGCTTGAAGTTAATAAAAGGAACTATGAAGTTTCTTTGTCTATTTTAGAATCAAAAGAACTAGATGCTATTGTAGATTATATAACTTCAACTGGTGAACATTATTCCAATTCCATTCAAGATTTGTTGTTTCATGTAATCAATCATTCAAATTATCATAGAGCGCAAATTAATGCAGAACTGAAAAGTTTATGTTTACAACCTTTGATAACCGACTATGTTTTTTATAAAAGAAAATAA
- a CDS encoding YegP family protein, with translation MGKFVISTRKNGEFQFSLKAGNGQEILGSEGYTTKAACLNGVESVKKNSQVDARFERLEAKNGKPYFNLKATNGQIIGTSEMYESVASRDNGIESVKKNAPDATVDDQTV, from the coding sequence ATGGGAAAATTTGTAATTTCAACTAGAAAAAATGGTGAGTTTCAATTTAGCTTAAAAGCTGGTAATGGTCAAGAAATTTTAGGTAGTGAAGGCTATACTACTAAAGCTGCTTGCTTAAATGGAGTAGAATCTGTGAAAAAAAATTCACAAGTTGATGCTCGTTTTGAACGTTTAGAAGCAAAAAATGGTAAACCATATTTCAATCTTAAAGCTACAAATGGTCAAATCATTGGAACTAGTGAAATGTATGAAAGCGTTGCTTCTAGAGATAACGGAATCGAATCTGTTAAGAAAAACGCTCCAGATGCAACAGTTGACGATCAAACTGTATAA
- the htpG gene encoding molecular chaperone HtpG, translated as MASGKINVSVENIFPLIKKFLYSDHEIFLRELVSNATDATLKLKHLTSIGEAKVEYGNPIIEVKIDKEGKKLHIIDQGLGMTADEVEKYINQIAFSGAEEFLEKYKDSAKDSGVIGHFGLGFYSAFMVASKVEIITKSFKDEPAAHWTCDGSPEFTLVSHDKTERGTEIILHIADDSVEFLEEFKIRELLTKYNKFMPIPIKFGTKKEALPKPEDAPEDYKTEYIDVDNFINNPNPAWTKQPADLKEEDYKNFYHELYPMQFEEPLFNIHLNVDYPFNLTGILYFPKLSADLQIQKDKIQLYQNQVFVTDNVEGIVPEFLMMLKGVVDSPDIPLNVSRSYLQADGNVKKISNYITRKVADKLKSLFNENREDFEQKWNDIKVVLEYGMLSEPKFYEKAGDFVLYPTTDDKFYTLAELKEALKDNQTDKNGKLVVLYASNKDAQHSYIDIAKEKGYQVLLLDSPIVSHLIQKLETDNENLTFVRVDADHIDKLIQKEEETISKLSDDEKEKLKSSIETVVPKENYTVQLENLDSKAAPFIITQPEFMRRMKEMSATGGGGMFGMGNFPDMYNLVVNTNSELATTILNSSEDAQKDLVKQALDLAKLSQGLLKGEELTAFVKRSFETLK; from the coding sequence ATGGCATCAGGAAAAATAAATGTTTCAGTAGAGAACATCTTTCCCTTAATTAAAAAGTTTTTGTACAGCGACCACGAAATTTTCCTTCGTGAATTAGTATCGAATGCAACCGACGCTACTTTAAAATTAAAACATTTAACAAGTATTGGAGAAGCTAAAGTAGAATATGGCAATCCAATTATTGAAGTAAAAATTGACAAAGAAGGTAAAAAATTACACATCATTGATCAAGGTTTAGGAATGACTGCCGATGAAGTTGAAAAATATATCAATCAGATTGCTTTTTCAGGAGCAGAAGAGTTCTTAGAAAAATATAAAGATTCTGCCAAAGATTCAGGTGTAATTGGACATTTTGGATTAGGTTTTTATTCTGCTTTTATGGTAGCTTCTAAAGTAGAAATCATCACTAAGTCATTTAAAGACGAACCAGCAGCACATTGGACGTGTGATGGAAGTCCGGAATTTACTTTAGTATCTCATGACAAAACCGAAAGAGGTACTGAAATTATCCTTCATATTGCTGATGACTCTGTTGAATTTTTAGAAGAATTTAAAATCCGTGAATTATTAACTAAGTATAATAAATTCATGCCGATTCCAATTAAGTTTGGAACAAAAAAAGAAGCGCTTCCAAAACCAGAAGACGCTCCAGAAGATTACAAGACAGAATACATTGATGTAGACAATTTCATCAACAATCCAAATCCGGCTTGGACAAAACAACCAGCAGATTTAAAAGAAGAAGATTATAAAAATTTCTACCACGAATTGTATCCAATGCAATTTGAAGAACCGTTATTCAACATTCATTTGAATGTAGATTATCCGTTCAACTTGACAGGAATTTTGTATTTCCCAAAATTGTCTGCCGATTTACAAATTCAAAAAGACAAAATTCAGCTGTATCAAAATCAGGTTTTTGTAACAGATAATGTTGAAGGTATCGTTCCTGAATTTTTAATGATGTTGAAAGGAGTGGTTGATTCTCCAGATATCCCATTAAACGTATCTCGTTCATATTTACAAGCAGATGGAAATGTAAAGAAAATTTCGAATTACATTACCAGAAAAGTTGCGGACAAATTAAAATCACTATTCAACGAAAATCGCGAAGATTTCGAACAAAAATGGAACGACATCAAAGTAGTATTGGAATACGGAATGCTTTCTGAACCAAAATTCTATGAAAAAGCAGGTGATTTCGTATTGTATCCAACAACAGATGACAAGTTTTACACGTTAGCCGAATTAAAAGAAGCATTAAAAGACAACCAAACTGATAAAAACGGAAAATTGGTTGTTTTATATGCATCCAACAAAGACGCACAACACAGTTATATTGACATTGCAAAAGAAAAAGGCTATCAAGTATTATTGTTAGACTCACCAATTGTTTCGCATTTAATTCAAAAATTAGAAACAGACAACGAAAACCTAACGTTTGTTCGTGTTGATGCGGATCATATCGACAAGTTAATTCAGAAAGAAGAGGAAACAATTTCTAAATTATCGGATGACGAAAAAGAAAAACTAAAATCGTCTATTGAAACAGTAGTTCCAAAAGAAAACTACACAGTCCAATTAGAAAACTTAGACAGTAAAGCTGCTCCATTTATTATTACGCAACCAGAATTTATGCGTAGAATGAAAGAAATGAGTGCAACTGGCGGTGGCGGAATGTTTGGAATGGGTAATTTCCCAGACATGTACAATTTAGTAGTCAACACCAACTCGGAACTAGCAACTACTATTTTAAATAGTTCTGAAGACGCTCAAAAAGATTTGGTAAAACAAGCTTTAGATTTAGCTAAATTATCTCAAGGATTACTAAAAGGTGAAGAGTTGACAGCTTTTGTAAAAAGAAGTTTTGAGACGTTGAAGTAA